GCTGCCCAGCTTGTGACTGTCTGGAAGCAGATGATAGAGAAGTCTTGTGATACTCCACTGTATGGATTTGGCCATCTAAGACCCAGTGTTCACTCTAAGCAGTGTTCACCCTTTCATGTTGTGTTCTGCTACTCCAGGATGAAGAACACTATGAGGTTGTAGTTAAGAAGGGACCactgggggagaggatggagacatCAGCCCAGGAGATCAGCGAGTTGGCTACAGAGGAGACCTTCACTGACCAGGTATGAAGAGTTTGGACTGGCTGGGTCAAAGTTAAGGTGCGCTTGGCACCCAGAACCAAATCCGTCACATGAGACTAAGCTTGAAGAGATTCTGAACGGATGAATGTTTtgttgtactgtatatctaaaaTATAGGGGATACTAACAGAAAAGTCTTCATCTTTTGAGGGGATGGGAATTTGGAAAGACTGGTAGGTGGCCCAAATGGTTCTGATCTAATACAACTAGGGGGTTGTGTAAATTAGAATGTCCCCTCCTACATGCTGTTGTCCCCTGTCATCTCTCATGGACAGAGAACATTTTTAATAGATCCTGGGTCCTCTTGTCTGCTTCCAAGCCGAGTGTAACAAGTTGTTGGTCCCTCCCTTATTTCTTACCCGCAGCTCCTACTACattccccaacacacacacacacacacacacacacacacacacacacacacacacacacacacacacacacacacacacacacacaaccacactgcAGCTGGAAATTAGTCTGTTATAACTGCACACTGGGGTCAAATCTGTGAAATTAAAACTGTTAAACTAAAGTGCTACATTTTACAGCAGAGTTCAGCAGGTGCATATGAAATGGACGGTGGCAATTGTGATGAATTAGCTATAAAAATGGAATCAAAATGCTCTGATCGTTTTATTACACATTCTACTGTGATTCTGTCTCTGTCATGTTGTCAGAATATTCGACGCCATGCACTACCAGACGTGGATCAGAGATCATGGCTGCTGTAGCAGATTTAACCTGATCACTTGACTTGGCTCATTGATCCAATGTCAGATAATGACTGGTGATTTACCTGTTGGCTTATCATATCCATATTGCTTTATTCCATCCTGATGTTAATATTCACCCTTCCTTCCTCCTTATCCAGGTGTATGTGGAGGAGGTTCCTCCTCAAAGCAGTGCTCCTAAGGTAGTAGTGATGGAACAGAGTGAGGCGAACCCACCCCTATACACAGAGCCTGATGCTTCGCCAACTCTGCCTCCCAGACAGCCTGAGACGTCTCCGACACTGGAGCCTGAGAGGGATATTGGGGGAGGAGTAGAGGGAAGGTACAGGGCGGGAGGGGATGAAGAGAAGAGTGACTGCTCTGTCCAACAGGACGAGATGAACTCATCAGTGACAAATGGAGAGTGTTCAGAGTTTGGTGCGGTGCTGGGAACTGAGACCAGCCGCACCCGGCCTGCCTCTGTGTTGGACCAGGGCAGTGTAATCACTGAGCATTTTGTCGGCAGCCTGGTGGTCTCAGAGGACCTGTGTTCCCTGGGCTGCCCCTCACCTCAGTTGGGCAGCAAGAGCAGCAGCACACCCTGTCTGAACACCGAGCTCGAGGAGAAGGTCCAGACCCTGGTTAACTCTACCCCAGAGCACCCACTGCTCTTGAAAGGCAACACCTCTACGCCTGCCCCTAGACCAGACCACCTCATGGAGGTGGAGCGCAGATCCACTCTCTCCAAGCAGGACCGGATACTCATCCACAAGATCAGGAGGTACTATGAGCATGCAGAGCACCAGGATGCCAGCTTCAGCATCAAGCGCAGGGAGAGCCTGTCCTATATTCCTGCAGGCCTGGTCAGACACCTGAGCCGGCAGCTCAACAGCAAACCCCAGGACCAAGTGGTTCCAGGGCACGGGAAGGTCTCCCCGAACAACCGGCCCACATCCTGGTCAGTGTTCGACCTTCCTGGCTTAGAAAAAGAGCAGAGGACTAATAATACCCCTGTGCTGGAGCCACAAAAAGCTGCAGACATCAAGCCCAGGTCCCAGAGTGTCAATGATGCTCCTGTTGGAGACGAGGATGAGTTCTTCAGACCGTCCTTGGACATGGTCCAAGTGTGGCAagacatagagatggaggaggtttATGGGAGCCTTGGGAAACCCAAGGGTATCCAGGGTACAGAGGACAATGTCCATCCCAGATCATTTCTATCCCGGAAGGGGGGAACCAGCAGAGAGGTCCTTGAAGCTGAGTATATCAAGCCCCTGAGGATCCTGGAGGAGTCAGACATGGGTGCTGTCTCAGAGGAATCCCCATCACCCATCACAACTTCCCCAGACCCCTTCTCAGGGCAGGAGTCCTGCCAGAATAAAACTCCCAAGTCCTGGGAGAGAGGCACAGTCAGTAGATCTCCCCTCCCCAGGATCATCAGCCTGCGTTTAGGGGTGGAAGAGGACCAAATTCTGCAGGATATGGAGAAGATGAAGAACAAGGTTTTCCAACTGGCCCGCCAGTACAGCCAGCGCATCAAGAACAGCAGGCCCGTGGTGAGGCAGAGAAACATGGAGGCTGAGAACCACCTTGCCTTTAAGAACCTACCAGCTGTCTATGAGGAGAAGGTCCAAAGAAGAGACTGGGGTAAGCTGTCAGGgatctgttttaatgttttgctGATCCATTATTATTTGATATGATACTCTAATCTGCAAAGCTAAAATTATCAAACTGATGTCCCTTATCTCTGCCCTGTCTTTCTGTGTATGCAGGTAGGCCTAACCTGACACTGTCACTCAAATCCTATGAGCAGGTGGTCGTGCATGAGCGGAGGACCCCAAGCCCAGTCCCAAGTCTCAACTCTGGGGCTAGCTCACAGGTCACGTCCCCCTGTCCCAACAGTCCTCACAGCCCAGTGCAGACACAGAGTTTCCACTGGCCAGATGTCCAGGAGCTCCGCTCCAAATACACTAACCACAGGCTGGACCTTGGTTCCTCCCACCCATCACCTGTCAGCCATAGCTGCTCCGTCCCAGAGAGGATGCAGAGTTGCACTGAGGGCTTCAGTACCTCATGGAGCCCCGATGGCTACTCATCCAGCTGCAACTGCCCCACAGACACTAACAGTGGACTAACAGACTCACTTGAGACTATGTCATCCATGGACCACCAGGTTGGGGGTTCTGTTGGAGAGGCTCAGCCCCAGCTTCCACTTTGCAGGTGGCACTCTTTTGATCACTTGCTAGGAACACTGCCTCTACAGGAGCTGCAGAACCTTCAGGAGACAATGAGGAGCTGTTACATGGCTGGTCAGGCTACCCTGCCCAACGAGCACAAGGTTATTATAGTAGAGAGGGTTGCTGGCGATGGGCCAGAGGAGACTGGAGGGAAGACGAGAGTGGAGGAACAAGGGGCTAAAGGAAAGACCAAACTTAAAATCTCGAAAAGCCTTGATTACCAGTACTGTGCCAAGAGATCTGCACTGACTTCAGGCAAAAAGATCGAGAGTAGTCTGGTAAAAAACCTTCGAGCAAAATTCCAGAACTTGGGATCAAACACAAACACTGTAAATGCCCTGCCTATTTGATCGCTTTCTGTAAATAATGAAATAAGCTTTTTCTTACCTATATATGCAATTGACGTCGAGGAATATGACTATAAATACTGTCTATTAGGCAGTAACTACTGCTACTGTGTCAGGAGTACCATTTTCATTTTCTACTTTTTGTCTGTATTATCCACCTTCTCACATCACTCTTTTCTCACTTCTGGTGTTACCTACTAGGGATATTGAACAATCAAGGGCACCCCATGGGAAAATATGTTGTGACTTTGTCAAATGTGTAAATAGTTGTAAATGTGTCTTGTTCTTACACCATCATGAAATGTGTTTACATAAAGAGAATGACTATGTATATAAGGAAAATGGTGTTGATAAAAAACGTCAGCATCTTGAAGTAGATCTGTCCAGATTACCCTTCTTCTCCCCCCCCCGTGTAACGATGCAATGGTCATCCTCTATTTGTCAATCAATTGTGAGGGTCATAAGCAAGGAAATAGTGTAAAGAGATATGCGACTTAATATATAAATGAGAGTAAATCTGGAAGGCTGGGCCACCATTTGTAAGTTATTTATTGCGGATTTACAGCCATTAGGATTCACTCAATCCTATTTGACCTTTGGTCAAAGTGTTTTTCCTTCAGTTGTTTAAAAATGGGAGATGTATGGTCTGTGCTGTCTACTATTCAGCCAAATGCGCCACATTTAGCTACTACTCAATACTATGATTGTTTTCATACATCACTGGAGTTGTTTTCTGATCTATTTCCTTGTTATTTATAAAATGATCCTCGTCTTCCTAGACCTTTTCATTCCAGAAACCGCACAGAATAATTTCATACCTGAAATGGCATATATGCTCAATAAAATCTGAGCTATTGAAATTACAATACATCTGTTTTTTTTGTGGTTAATGTCAGTAGGAAAAAAAATCAAATATGAAAAATGGATTTCCATGTCTTGCTGAGTTAAGTTATTCTGAATGACTGTGTCTTACTATTGCAATATCCTAACATCCCTTTGCAAAAATCCTTTTTAGGTCATAACTGAGTGACGGAAATAATGTATAACCATATTAGGGGGGAAATTCAGGCAGAGATGTTTACAGAGGATCCATTATCTGATAGTGACCAACAGTAAAAGTTTAACAGACTTGGTAGCTTATGCTGTTCCTGATGTTTGAGCAGTAACACATGACAACGGAACAACTAATGCTGCTCTCAGAAGAGATTTATAAACAGGATATATCAAACCCAATAGTTTATTACAGGACTACTGACTTAATGCAGTGTTCTTCAATCTTGGTCCAGGAGACCCACAGGGTGTGTAGCGTTGTGTTccagcacagcccccacacctaGGTGATGATCGATTCAACTACCTGATCGAGTCAACCAATCAACAATCCCTTGGTTGGTTGAGTTGAATGTTATAATAGCAAGTACCTGGCTGCCCTGAGGATTTAAAGACTCCCAGTTGGTACAAACACAAGATTGTAGTCTATTTATTGGACATTGTGACTGAAATATGATATACATATTATAAAACTTCATTCATGTTTAATCATATCTCTCCACATTGTTTTAATGGTCATTCACCTACATGGAAAATAGGTTAGATCTATATGCATAACCTACTACAGTAGGCCTGGGCAGCATTGCGCTTTTAGCAATTGTTCTAGGAAAGAAATGGTTCCCCGCCCCTCAAGGTTAGAGGATTAACTCTTATGACGCGCTCAGGCGTTCTGGATGTCACTGAATCCCATTCATGCCTGAATGTACATGTACAGCCGCGCAAGAGGCTGAACCATATCCCAGGTGCGCAGACGTTTCTTTCCGTGTGTTTGAACTACTTTTTAGTCAATTTTGCTGTAGCAAGAACAATGGGCTGCGCAATATCAGGGGTGGCACCGAAAACAGCTGGAGAGTCTAAGACGGAGGATTCTGTTGCGCATCTGAGCAAGGAGCAGATTGAGATGATCAAAGAGTCGTGGAAAGTTATCCAGGAGGACATTGCAAAAGTTGGAATTATTATGTTTGTCAGGTGAGATGTTCTGATTCAATTTGTTTTAGTTATTTGTAAGCAAGATACATTTTTGCTTTATTAGACTGAATATTTTCATAAATGTTTATGGTACCTCTCATAGAAAGGCAAAACA
This genomic stretch from Oncorhynchus keta strain PuntledgeMale-10-30-2019 chromosome 29, Oket_V2, whole genome shotgun sequence harbors:
- the LOC118362427 gene encoding pleckstrin homology domain-containing family G member 3-like isoform X2, giving the protein MPEESHSALHKGPMGEESPRLYSALSISGGHERQDGYSRLCADPSAGEAERPVSLVSTLSSVSSQGSHCLYGSTSALPSTPPPPSGADIDLELSPAEGAREQPQIKTQGLSQGGTRDKWLNHSQTRSQCNNNATTKRRTNAPQTHTSPFATEAMAPKPKLSYVDHVVMEIIETERMYVRDLRSIVEDYLAHIIDMDNLPIRPDQVSSLFGNIEDIYEFNSELLQSLDMCENDPVAVASCFVDKSDAFEIYTQYCTNYPNSVGTLTDCMRSTTLAKFFRDRQAFLKRSLPLGSYLLKPVQRILKYHLLLQEIAKHFDPEKEGYEVVQEAIDTMTGVAWYINDMKRKHEHAVRLQEIQSLLINWKGPDLTTYGELVLEGTFQVQRAKNTRMLFLFDKMLLITKKRGEHYVYKTHILCSTLMLLDSAKDPLHFSVIHFKHPKQPHTVQAKTVEEKRLWAHHIKKLILENHHTIVPQKVKEAILEMDSLYPGSGKYRYSPERLKKAGYCRAEDLSAEGRPGRRTSAILKLQHTDSEGVLLGDRRSLQPTASVSMLGSSLGEAERPGVLGAQEKIGCGRASLEQLSPSEDPKPGSLPCQGGTEQQEEENEEEKGEINTDDILMEDDQSMAAEKWKERRPKEVLALGMTSERYLLESVLQDEEHYEVVVKKGPLGERMETSAQEISELATEETFTDQVYVEEVPPQSSAPKVVVMEQSEANPPLYTEPDASPTLPPRQPETSPTLEPERDIGGGVEGRYRAGGDEEKSDCSVQQDEMNSSVTNGECSEFGAVLGTETSRTRPASVLDQGSVITEHFVGSLVVSEDLCSLGCPSPQLGSKSSSTPCLNTELEEKVQTLVNSTPEHPLLLKGNTSTPAPRPDHLMEVERRSTLSKQDRILIHKIRRYYEHAEHQDASFSIKRRESLSYIPAGLVRHLSRQLNSKPQDQVVPGHGKVSPNNRPTSWSVFDLPGLEKEQRTNNTPVLEPQKAADIKPRSQSVNDAPVGDEDEFFRPSLDMVQVWQDIEMEEVYGSLGKPKGIQGTEDNVHPRSFLSRKGGTSREVLEAEYIKPLRILEESDMGAVSEESPSPITTSPDPFSGQESCQNKTPKSWERGTVSRSPLPRIISLRLGVEEDQILQDMEKMKNKVFQLARQYSQRIKNSRPVVRQRNMEAENHLAFKNLPAVYEEKVQRRDWGRPNLTLSLKSYEQVVVHERRTPSPVPSLNSGASSQVTSPCPNSPHSPVQTQSFHWPDVQELRSKYTNHRLDLGSSHPSPVSHSCSVPERMQSCTEGFSTSWSPDGYSSSCNCPTDTNSGLTDSLETMSSMDHQVGGSVGEAQPQLPLCRWHSFDHLLGTLPLQELQNLQETMRSCYMAGQATLPNEHKVIIVERVAGDGPEETGGKTRVEEQGAKGKTKLKISKSLDYQYCAKRSALTSGKKIESSLVKNLRAKFQNLGSNTNTVNALPI
- the LOC118362427 gene encoding pleckstrin homology domain-containing family G member 3-like isoform X1; its protein translation is MPEESHSALHKGPMGEESPRLYSALSISGGHERQDGYSRLCADPSAGEAERPVSLVSTLSSVSSQGSHCLYGSTSALPSTPPPPSGADIDLELSPAEGAREQPQIKTQGLSQGGTRDKWLNHSQTRSQCNNNATTKRRTNAPQTHTSPFATEAMAPKPKLSYVDHVVMEIIETERMYVRDLRSIVEDYLAHIIDMDNLPIRPDQVSSLFGNIEDIYEFNSELLQSLDMCENDPVAVASCFVDKSDAFEIYTQYCTNYPNSVGTLTDCMRSTTLAKFFRDRQAFLKRSLPLGSYLLKPVQRILKYHLLLQEIAKHFDPEKEGYEVVQEAIDTMTGVAWYINDMKRKHEHAVRLQEIQSLLINWKGPDLTTYGELVLEGTFQVQRAKNTRMLFLFDKMLLITKKRGEHYVYKTHILCSTLMLLDSAKDPLHFSVIHFKHPKQPHTVQAKTVEEKRLWAHHIKKLILENHHTIVPQKVKEAILEMDSLYPGSGKYRYSPERLKKAGYCRAEDLSAEGRPGRRTSAILKLQHTDSEGVLLGDRRSLQPTASVSMLGSSLGEAERPGVLGAQEKIGCGRASLEQLSPSEDPKPGSLPCQGGTEQQEEENEEEKGEINTDDILMEDDQVADFASSKLAAISCWHYRARALLSARFTTSMAAEKWKERRPKEVLALGMTSERYLLESVLQDEEHYEVVVKKGPLGERMETSAQEISELATEETFTDQVYVEEVPPQSSAPKVVVMEQSEANPPLYTEPDASPTLPPRQPETSPTLEPERDIGGGVEGRYRAGGDEEKSDCSVQQDEMNSSVTNGECSEFGAVLGTETSRTRPASVLDQGSVITEHFVGSLVVSEDLCSLGCPSPQLGSKSSSTPCLNTELEEKVQTLVNSTPEHPLLLKGNTSTPAPRPDHLMEVERRSTLSKQDRILIHKIRRYYEHAEHQDASFSIKRRESLSYIPAGLVRHLSRQLNSKPQDQVVPGHGKVSPNNRPTSWSVFDLPGLEKEQRTNNTPVLEPQKAADIKPRSQSVNDAPVGDEDEFFRPSLDMVQVWQDIEMEEVYGSLGKPKGIQGTEDNVHPRSFLSRKGGTSREVLEAEYIKPLRILEESDMGAVSEESPSPITTSPDPFSGQESCQNKTPKSWERGTVSRSPLPRIISLRLGVEEDQILQDMEKMKNKVFQLARQYSQRIKNSRPVVRQRNMEAENHLAFKNLPAVYEEKVQRRDWGRPNLTLSLKSYEQVVVHERRTPSPVPSLNSGASSQVTSPCPNSPHSPVQTQSFHWPDVQELRSKYTNHRLDLGSSHPSPVSHSCSVPERMQSCTEGFSTSWSPDGYSSSCNCPTDTNSGLTDSLETMSSMDHQVGGSVGEAQPQLPLCRWHSFDHLLGTLPLQELQNLQETMRSCYMAGQATLPNEHKVIIVERVAGDGPEETGGKTRVEEQGAKGKTKLKISKSLDYQYCAKRSALTSGKKIESSLVKNLRAKFQNLGSNTNTVNALPI
- the LOC118362427 gene encoding pleckstrin homology domain-containing family G member 3-like isoform X3, whose amino-acid sequence is MPEESHSALHKGPMGEESPRLYSALSISGGHERQDGYSRLCADPSAGEAERPVSLVSTLSSVSSQGSHCLYGSTSALPSTPPPPSGADIDLELSPAEGAREQPQIKTQGLSQGGTRDKWLNHSQTRSQCNNNATTKRRTNAPQTHTSPFATEAMAPKPKLSYVDHVVMEIIETERMYVRDLRSIVEDYLAHIIDMDNLPIRPDQVSSLFGNIEDIYEFNSELLQSLDMCENDPVAVASCFVDKSDAFEIYTQYCTNYPNSVGTLTDCMRSTTLAKFFRDRQAFLKRSLPLGSYLLKPVQRILKYHLLLQEIAKHFDPEKEGYEVVQEAIDTMTGVAWYINDMKRKHEHAVRLQEIQSLLINWKGPDLTTYGELVLEGTFQVQRAKNTRMLFLFDKMLLITKKRGEHYVYKTHILCSTLMLLDSAKDPLHFSVIHFKHPKQPHTVQAKTVEEKRLWAHHIKKLILENHHTIVPQKVKEAILEMDSLYPGSGKYRYSPERLKKAGYCRAEDLSAEGRPGRRTSAILKLQHTDSEGVLLGDRRSLQPTASVSMLGSSLGEAERPGVLGAQEKIGCGRASLEQLSPSEDPKPGSLPCQGGTEQQEEENEEEKGEINTDDILMEDDQDEEHYEVVVKKGPLGERMETSAQEISELATEETFTDQVYVEEVPPQSSAPKVVVMEQSEANPPLYTEPDASPTLPPRQPETSPTLEPERDIGGGVEGRYRAGGDEEKSDCSVQQDEMNSSVTNGECSEFGAVLGTETSRTRPASVLDQGSVITEHFVGSLVVSEDLCSLGCPSPQLGSKSSSTPCLNTELEEKVQTLVNSTPEHPLLLKGNTSTPAPRPDHLMEVERRSTLSKQDRILIHKIRRYYEHAEHQDASFSIKRRESLSYIPAGLVRHLSRQLNSKPQDQVVPGHGKVSPNNRPTSWSVFDLPGLEKEQRTNNTPVLEPQKAADIKPRSQSVNDAPVGDEDEFFRPSLDMVQVWQDIEMEEVYGSLGKPKGIQGTEDNVHPRSFLSRKGGTSREVLEAEYIKPLRILEESDMGAVSEESPSPITTSPDPFSGQESCQNKTPKSWERGTVSRSPLPRIISLRLGVEEDQILQDMEKMKNKVFQLARQYSQRIKNSRPVVRQRNMEAENHLAFKNLPAVYEEKVQRRDWGRPNLTLSLKSYEQVVVHERRTPSPVPSLNSGASSQVTSPCPNSPHSPVQTQSFHWPDVQELRSKYTNHRLDLGSSHPSPVSHSCSVPERMQSCTEGFSTSWSPDGYSSSCNCPTDTNSGLTDSLETMSSMDHQVGGSVGEAQPQLPLCRWHSFDHLLGTLPLQELQNLQETMRSCYMAGQATLPNEHKVIIVERVAGDGPEETGGKTRVEEQGAKGKTKLKISKSLDYQYCAKRSALTSGKKIESSLVKNLRAKFQNLGSNTNTVNALPI